GATTATTATTTAGGAAATTCAATTACCGCATCAGATATCCTAAAGCATATGAAAGAAAAGTGCAGCTTATGCAAATTTGTGGTATTGTCTCAAACAGAGGATGAATTTATAATTGAAAAACTTCTAAGTGATGGTGCTTTTGCAGTGTTGCATAAAGACAAGGATGCCCTTTCCAAGAGTTGCCTGGTAATTGAGGAAATATTAATTCGATTTCATCAAAAATATTCAGAGTATGTAATCGGTAAATAGCAATACACAACTTTTGGTAAATAAGAATACACAGAAAATGGAAACAAGAGTGCACAGCTTTTAAACTTCAAAGGGGGTACCCCCTTTGAAGTTTAAAAGGATATTTGTCG
The sequence above is drawn from the Bacteroidota bacterium genome and encodes:
- a CDS encoding response regulator, with the translated sequence MIAQKQIKIVVLEDSEFYNSVLTRQLENFTEEFSLLNNIHFSIQSYTHSEDCIRNLKEDVDIVFSDYYLGNSITASDILKHMKEKCSLCKFVVLSQTEDEFIIEKLLSDGAFAVLHKDKDALSKSCLVIEEILIRFHQKYSEYVIGK